Proteins encoded within one genomic window of Natator depressus isolate rNatDep1 chromosome 1, rNatDep2.hap1, whole genome shotgun sequence:
- the LOC141993704 gene encoding uncharacterized protein LOC141993704 → MQSSSAEVTMMESQNRKRAPAWTEREVRDLIAVWGEESVLSELRSSFRNAKTFVKISQGMKDRGHNRDPKQCRVKLKELRQAYQKTREANGRSGSEPQTCRFYDELHAILGGSATTTPAVLFDSFNGDGGNTEAGFGDEEDDDEEEVVDSSQQASGETGFPDSQELFLTLDLEPVPPEPTQGCLLDPAGGEGTSAACVSMITGSSPSQRLVKIRKKKKRTRDEMFSELMLSSHTDRAQTNAWRQIMSDCRKAQNDQEERWRAEESKWRAEERAEARMWRQRDERRQDSMLRLLEDQTSMLQCMVELQQRQLEHRLPLQPLCNQPPSSPSSIASTPRRPRTRWGGHRPTSHSTTEDCPKKRRLSFNKF, encoded by the exons atgcagagctcatcagcagaagtgaccatgatggagtctcagaatcgcaaaagagctccagcatggaccgaacgggaggtacgggatctgatcgctgtatggggagaggaatccgtgctatcagaactccgttccagttttcgaaatgccaaaacctttgtcaaaatctcccagggcatgaaggacagaggccataacagggacccgaagcagtgccgcgtgaaactgaaggagctgaggcaagcctaccagaaaaccagagaggcgaacggccgctccgggtcagagccccaaacatgccgcttctatgatgagctgcatgccattttagggggttcagccaccactaccccagccgtgttgtttgactccttcaatggagatggaggcaatacggaagcaggttttggggacgaagaagatgatgatgaggaggaggttgtagatagctcacagcaagcaagcggagaaaccggatttcccgacagccaggaactgtttctcaccctggacctggagccagtaccccctgaacccacccaaggctgcctcctggacccagcaggtggagaagggacctccg ctgcatgtgtttcaatgatcacaggatcttctccttcccagaggctagtgaagattagaaagaaaaaaaaacgcactcgagatgaaatgttctccgagctcatgctgtcctcccacactgacagagcacagacgaatgcgtggaggcaaataatgtcagactgcaggaaagcacaaaatgaccaggaggagaggtggcgggctgaagagagtaagtggcgggctgaagagagggctgaagctcgaatgtggcgacagcgtgatgagaggaggcaggattcaatgctgaggctgctggaggaccaaaccagtatgctccagtgtatggttgagctgcagcaaaggcagctggagcacagactgccactacagcccctgtgtaaccaaccgccctcctccccaagttccatagcctccacacccagacgcccaagaacgcggtgggggggccaccggccaaccagccactccaccacagaggattgccccaaaaaaagaaggctgtcattcaataaattttaa